DNA sequence from the Vicinamibacteria bacterium genome:
CCCCCTTGGTTTGGCGTTCAACTCTGCCCGAATCGCACGACGTAAATCGGCGGAAGATGAGTCGATAGCGTCTGCCAGGAATCTCCCTGATCCTCACTAACCCACAGCGAGCCCGTCGTCGAGCCCATCGCCAGTAAATCGCCGGTGCCATCGATATCCAGGCCGTGCCGAAACACGACGTCGTAGGCATGCTCCTGGGGCAAGCCTTGGCGCAGGACTTCGAAGCTCCTGCCCCCGTCTCGCGTCCGCGCCACGACGACCGCGGCCGCGACCGGCACCCGGTGCTCGTCCTTGACGAGCGGAACGAGCCAGGCGGTATCGGGATCGGAGGGGTGGATGGCCGCGGCGAAGCCGAAAGACGACGGCTGAGCGTGAATCTCCTGCCAGCTCGCCCCACCGTTCTCGGAGCGAAACACCCCGTTGTGATGCTGGACCCAGAACGTGTCCTTGGCGGAGCGGCACTGGACGATTCGGTGGGGATCCTGGATCGCCGGATCTTCCCGTCGCTCGGGCGGCATATACTCCGCGTACATTCCCGTCGTGCTGGAGCGCCACGACGAGCCCGCGTCCTCGGTAATCCACACTCCCCCGCACGAAACGCCGAGCACCACGCGCCGGCTGTCCTCGGGATCGACGCAGATGGAGTGGATTCCGGGAACGTCGTATCCACCTCCGAACCACTTCGCCCGATCCGGCTGATCCCAGAGCGACGCATTGAGCTGCCAGGACTCGCCGCGGTCGTCGCTTCGAAACAAGCCGCCCGGCGCCGTACCCGCCCAGAGCGACCCCGGCACGTCGTTCCCCGCCGCCTCCAGGCACCAAATCAGCTTCAAGGCAGGTGCTTTCTCAGCGTCGTCCCCCTCCACTTTGGGATACTCGGGGATGGCCACCTCCTGCCAGCTCTTGCCGAAATCCCGCGAGCGACGAAGCTTCGCGCCGAAGTGCCCCAGGTCCAGCGCCGCGTAGAGCACGTCGTCGCGGCGATCGGGAAGCACCATGGGAACGGGGTCTCCGATAAATGCGGTCTCGACGATCGTCCACTTTCCCTCGGACTCCCGCTCGAACGTGAACAACCCCTTCCGCGTACCGACGTGGATTCTCTTTCTCACCGATCACCCTCCGGACAGGGCCTGCATGACGAAGACGTCCTGGTCGGCGCCGACCTCGTCCGTCAATCGCACCCGATCGTGGACCAGCTCTCCGCCAACGAACACGGCGACGTGTTGTCGCAAACGTCCCTGTTCGTCGACGATGTAGCTCCTGAGCTTCGGGTTCTCTCGAAACACGTTCTCCAGCACCGCGGCGAGCGTTCCCGGCGGAGCCTCGACGTCGGGGCATTCGAGGTGGCGTCTCAGATTGGGCGTGAAGGCGACGGTTGGCACGAGGAAAGTATCTCGATCCCCGCGAAGAGACGCAAACCTCGTCAAACGCGTCGATCCATCGTTGGATCGAGTGCGTCCCTGAGGCCGTCCCCCAGCAAGCTGAAACTCAAAACGACGAGCGTGATGGCGAACCCGGGCGCGAATGCGGCGACCGGAGTCGAGCGGACGAGCTCCCTTCCCTTGCTCAGCATCGCGCCCCATTCGGGGTCGGGCGGCTGCACGCCCAACCCGAGAAACGAGAGGCCGGAAGCGATGAGGATCGCGACTCCCAGTTGGAGAGTGCTCTGCACCACGAGGGGCGTGAGTGCATTCGGGAGAACATGGCCGAGAACGATGCGTCGCACCGAAGCCCCGAGCGCGCGGATCGCCAACACGTAGTCCCGCTCGAGAATGGAAAGAGCCGAGCCTCGCACGAGGCGGGCGAAAGTAGGCACGGAGAAGACCGCCACCGCGATCACGGTATTGCGAACGCCGTTTCCCAGCACCACGACGATGGCGATCCCGAGCAGGATGCTGGGCAGAGCGAGGAGCACATCCATCACCCGCATGATGATGGAATCGACGGCGCCGCGGTAATAAGCCGCCACGAGGCCGAGCATCGTTCCCACGACGAGACCCAGCCCCACGCTCGAGAGCGCGATGAACAGCGAGATGCGCGATCCGTAGATGAGCCGGCTCAGAATGTCGCGGCCCAGGTCGTCCGTTCCCAGGAGATGCGAAGGACTGGGTCCCGCGTAGTTGTTCTGGAGGTCCTGCTCCAGCGGACCGTAAGGAGAAAGCCAGGGCGCGAAGATGGCCGTGATTCCGAAAACGCAGATGACCGCCGCGCTGAAGACGCTGGCGCGGTTGCGGCGAAAACGGCGAAAAGCAACGGAGCTCATGGCGACGTCACCCGGATTCGCGGATCCACCACCGCGTAGAGAACGTCGGTGAGGCTGTTCACCACCACGAACACACTGGCCACGAAGAGCATCGTGCCTTGCACCATCGGATAATCCCGCCAGAGCACGGCGTCCACGAGAAGCCGGCCAACACCGGGAATGGCGAATACGCTCTCGACGAGAACGGTTCCCGCGAGGAGCTGTCCGAAACGCAGTCCTACGATGCTGATGACGGGAATGAGGGCGTTTTTGAGGGCGTGGCGCACGATGACGCTGTTCTCGCGACTTCCGCGAGCCCGTGCGGCACGGACGTATTCCTGGCCGAGGACATCCAGCATCGCCGAGCGCGTCATCCGCGAGATGGTTCCTCCCGATTGCGCCCCGAGGGTCACGATGGGCAGCACGTAGTGAGCCGGG
Encoded proteins:
- a CDS encoding exo-alpha-sialidase — translated: MRKRIHVGTRKGLFTFERESEGKWTIVETAFIGDPVPMVLPDRRDDVLYAALDLGHFGAKLRRSRDFGKSWQEVAIPEYPKVEGDDAEKAPALKLIWCLEAAGNDVPGSLWAGTAPGGLFRSDDRGESWQLNASLWDQPDRAKWFGGGYDVPGIHSICVDPEDSRRVVLGVSCGGVWITEDAGSSWRSSTTGMYAEYMPPERREDPAIQDPHRIVQCRSAKDTFWVQHHNGVFRSENGGASWQEIHAQPSSFGFAAAIHPSDPDTAWLVPLVKDEHRVPVAAAVVVARTRDGGRSFEVLRQGLPQEHAYDVVFRHGLDIDGTGDLLAMGSTTGSLWVSEDQGDSWQTLSTHLPPIYVVRFGQS
- a CDS encoding MoaD/ThiS family protein, with protein sequence MPTVAFTPNLRRHLECPDVEAPPGTLAAVLENVFRENPKLRSYIVDEQGRLRQHVAVFVGGELVHDRVRLTDEVGADQDVFVMQALSGG
- a CDS encoding ABC transporter permease, with the translated sequence MSSVAFRRFRRNRASVFSAAVICVFGITAIFAPWLSPYGPLEQDLQNNYAGPSPSHLLGTDDLGRDILSRLIYGSRISLFIALSSVGLGLVVGTMLGLVAAYYRGAVDSIIMRVMDVLLALPSILLGIAIVVVLGNGVRNTVIAVAVFSVPTFARLVRGSALSILERDYVLAIRALGASVRRIVLGHVLPNALTPLVVQSTLQLGVAILIASGLSFLGLGVQPPDPEWGAMLSKGRELVRSTPVAAFAPGFAITLVVLSFSLLGDGLRDALDPTMDRRV